One genomic segment of Manis pentadactyla isolate mManPen7 chromosome 1, mManPen7.hap1, whole genome shotgun sequence includes these proteins:
- the LOC130679481 gene encoding uncharacterized protein LOC130679481: MCVLRVPAALWGLWRGAARRSLQEEQEQLVGVAADLWGRARGPGRRGRGLRGGRGPAAGSRLAAHSWRPVFAAAAGAARTPEPTLVCVTASAEGVCEKAFARRCLREGAGDLAMPWQGRCWETLEALRSSDKGRLCYNCDLLLWGDDILEESMPPPKLSSYCGWVIDHVLAHQQESPLPSKTSTSSRSTSDLDQTSFVPTSPVTSPAFPSASSAPKGTKGRVLMSLRQKTMVAV; this comes from the exons ATGTGCGTCCTCCGCGTCCCGGCGGCGCTCTGGGGACTATGGCGGGGTGCGGCGCGGCGCTCACTGCAGGAGGAGCAGGAGCAGCTTGTGGGAGTAGCCGCCGACCTCTGGGGGCGCGCGCGGGGGCCCGGGCGGCGGGGGCGCGGCCTGCGCGGGGGGCGCGGCCCGGCCGCGGGCTCCCGACTCGCTGCACATTCCTGGCGCCCGGTGTTTGCCGCCGCCGCGGGCGCTGCCCGCACGCCGGAGCctacatt AGTCTGCGTGACGGCATCTGCAGAAGGCGTCTGTGAGAAGGCGTTTGCGAGAAGGTGTCTGCGAGAAGGCGCAGGAGACTTAGCCATGCCGTGGCAGGGTCGCTGTTGGGAGACCCTGGAGGCGCTGCGCAGTTCGGACAAAGGTCGCCTCTGCTACAACTGCGACTTGCTGCTGTGGGGCGAC GATATTTTAGAAGAAAGTATGCCTCCTCCCAAGCTATCTTCTTACTGTGGATGGGTGATAGATCATGTCTTAGCCCATCAGCAAGAGAGCCCACTTCCCTCTAAAACTTCAACATCCTCTAGATCTACTTCAGACCTAGATCAGACTTCATTTGTTCCCACATCTCCTGTCACAAGCCCTGCCTTCCCATCGGCCTCCTCAGCACCAAAAGGAACCAAGGGAAGGGTTTTAATGAGCTTAAGACAAAAGACAATGGTGGCTGTCTAA